The nucleotide sequence GGCCCTCCACCTTCCGATTCATCTGCACCAGGCACACGATCGGAATCCCCGCCTGCACCGAAAGGCCCTTCAGACCATTCGCCACCCGGCCCAGCGCCCCGTCCAGCGTCTCCATCTTCTGCTGCTCCATGCGCATCAAGCCGATATAATCCACAAACAACACATCACACTGCCCCAGCTTTTGGGCCCGGAACACCTTCGAGCGCAACTGCTCCAGCGTAAGCGGAGGCGTAAAATCCAGCCGCAGCGGCAACTCCGCAAACACCTCCGAGTTCACCCGCTCCATCTCGGCCAGCTCCTTCAACGTGGGACCATAAATACGCAACCCGTCCGCACTCACGTCGCCCAACTTCGGGAACAACCGGTTCACCAGCTCCGTATCACTCATCTCCATGCTCACGAACAACACCGACGCCCCGCTCTCGGCACACGCCACCGCCATATTCAGCGCCATGGCCGTCTTCCCGTAACCCGGTCGGCCCGCCAGCATCACCAGCTCCCGGCTACGGATACCCCCCATCAACTCATCCAGCTCCTTCAGGCCCGACGGATACCCCATCGGACTCTTCCCCAACGCCCGCAGCTCCCGGAAATGCTTCAGCGACGCCAACCCCGCCTCCAGCACCGAACACCCATTGTTATCTCCGGCAAACTCCGTGCGCAACACCATCAACTCACGCTCCGCCTCCCCAATCAAGTCATCCACATCCCCATCCGGATGCGAAGCCAGCAACATCAACCGCTCGAACACCACCCGCAAGCGGCGCAAAAGATAAAAACGCTGCACCTCCCGGGCATACACCAACGCATTCTCCACATCGCGCACCATATACAAACTCTCACGGAGGAAAGCGATGCCACCCAAGCGGGTAGCAAGCACTTCATCCAGGCGGAACAACTCCGTATCCACCGTCTGCAAATCCGGAATCACCCCCCGGTCGTACACCGCCACGATAGCCCCGTACACAAACCCCAGGTTCGTGTTCTCGAACATCTCCGGCCGCAAGACCGAGCGAAACTCATCCATCACGAAACGCTTCATAAAAACCACCGCCACCGCCAGTAACTCATTCCGCTGCGCCGTATTAAGCCCCTCCCACGAAAGCACCCCCTCCGGATTCACCCCACCGGCACCCGTAACCTTAGTCATTTTCGGTCCTCCTCTCCTCTCTGTCATGATAAACCGGCATAACCTGCTGTTGCGGCGCACGGCTCTTGGCACCCTTCCTCTGCTTATCGGAAACCGGAGCACCACTGGTAAGCTCCGCGTAGTTACACACCAGAAAATAAGAAAGCTTCCCAATGAAGTAAGTCTCCACCCAGCCCTTCTTCACCAGCTCCGCCACACAGTTGCTCACCATCGAACGACTAAGCCCCGTAAAGGCGGCAATCTCCTCGCGGGAAGCAACCAGCTCGCCCGCTTTGTGGGCAAACGAAAGACCGTCGAGCATATCCCGCTCTTCGGCAAACTTGGCAAAAAAGACCAGGTAGGCATACACTCTGTACAGATTACCCTCCCCTCCGGCAGGCAGGATCAGGTTTTTGATGATAAAGCGCGGCAAGCGCAGATACGAAACTTTGGAGAAAAAATCTCCCAATTCTTTTACATCCATGATAGTAGATTTAAAGTTATTATACAAAAATGGCTTCCAGAAGATCCGAAAAAAAGACTAACCATAACCTTTGCATACCCCTGACGCATTCCTGACGCATTCCTGACGCAAACGTAACGCTCAGAACCCTGTACCCGCCAGCCTTTGGAGCCAACCTCCAGCGCAACCCTGACGCAAACGTAACGCAACCCTGACGCTCTATCATTATATATAATATAAAAATAAAAAAAGCGTACATAAAGTACGATCCAAGACCAACACCCCAACCGGACGCTTCCGGAAGCCGCTGCAAACATAAAGGAATAAAATAACCATGCAAGTAATTTCAAAAAAAAGGACCGGAAGCCTTGTAAAAACAAGACAACCAGTCCAATCCGCCAAAAAATACCCGTTAGCTTACGCCCTTACCGTCTACACCCTTTCCGTGAATTCCTCCACGGCTCGCGCGCCAAAACCGGCTTTAATCCCGGATGCGATTCCAGGTACGCCTGGTGCGCTTCCGACATCCGTTTGTACAACGTACTCCACTTCAAACCCGTCTCCACCACCACATAAACCGCCACACTAAGCTCCTTCAGCTTAGGCGATTTAAACATGCCTGCATACATCATGTCGAACAACCTTTCGAACAGTAACTCCAAATCATTCACCACGATACGATTCAATGGCGGCACCCCTTTATCCAGAGGAAACGCGGGCGGCGCATTCTCCGTCATCAACACATCCCGGTATTTCTGCTCCATCTGCACCGCAAAACGCTTCATCCCTTTTACCTCCGCTCCCTCCCTGCTGGTAGCCAGCAAATGATGAAAACGAACACAAACCGGGCGATCCGGTTGACTGTTGACAAACCCGACAAAACGCTCAAAATCCGGAAAACCGTCGAAGATTTTCAAATTACGCGCCAAATCATCTAAATTCATTAATTAACTTTTTTTAGTTATGCAAAACGCATAGGTTCATACTAAAACACCCCGGCACTACACCGCAAGGCAACGCAAGAATAGACAAAAGAATCGACAAGCCATTTTTTTTCAAAAACAGCACCCCCACCAGCCAGCATAGTTACACCCCGTCGGATTCGCTCAAATTAATATTACCGGTTATTTACTGATTTGTTTCTTCTCCTTCTCAAATCGGCTATACACAAAACAAGGAGGCGCGTCCACTATATCTTTATATTTCTTTGCGTTACCCCCCTCGGCAACCCTCACCTCCTCTTTGGCATACTCGTAAAGCGTGCTCACTTTGGCCCGGCTGTAACAGAGATTAAAAGCCCCGTTGCTAAGATTCGCCACCGTACCCGGCTCAATAATCCCCGTCTGCCATAAATTCACCATACCCGCCATAAACCCCTTGGGATTATTCACCCAAAAAGGCACAAAAGGGATGGAGGCGCACAAATCCGCGCACACCACCTGTCTGAACTGCGGATTCCCGAACTTCAGCATCACCTGCTCCCTGATAACGTCTAAGCCATACCGCTTTACCAACGCCTCGTCACCAAGCACCCCGCCAATATCGGCCAACAACCCCCTCGGGTCGCGGCTCCTGTTCACACTCCTGAACAAATCATCCACAGTTACCAATTCATCCTTCGACTTTAAAAAAAATGAGACACCCCCATTTTTAACATTATTTGTTTTTTCCATCTGTTTTACGTTTGCTTTTAACAGCAAATCCAACGGAATTAACCAGTCCGGCGATGGTTAAAGTCGCAATTCTGTCATCTTTATCTAAAAATACTATCTTCTTTATTCTTCCATTTTCATTTTCATCAAACTATCCCCCCTTTCAATCCTTTTTTTCTTCTTCAATTTATCTTCTATTCATTCTTTTTTTCTCTCTGTCTCAGCCAAACTATTCCCTCTTTCAATCCTTTTTTTCTTCCTCAAACTTTCTTTTGTATATTCTTTTTTCTCTCTGTCTCATCCAAACTATTCCCTCTTTCAACTCTTTTTTTCTTCTTCAAACTATCTTTTGTATATTCTTTTTTCTTGATAAAAAAGAATCAAAAAATCAAGGCTTACGCGGCGGAGGCTAAAAACACTCCACTCAGCCGCGCGGAAAGAACTCGCTACGCTCAAACAGCTTTCCGCTTCTCCGGCTTCCCTCCGTATTTTTTTAACGCCCCCTCCGCTGAGGCCAATCCTTTCTGCGGCTCGCTTTCAGCATCGCCTACTCCCCGGCTGTTTGCTACGCAAAAGCGCCTCACCCCTCCCAACAAGGAAAGGCGATGCCAACGGCGAGCAGAAGAAAAAAAGAAAGGATGGAAGGAAAGAAAGGAAGAAGAAAAAGGAACAGCGAAGCGCGTTCCCGAATGGATAGGCGATGCCAAAGGCGAGCCGCGAAAAGGAATGACCTCGTCGGAGCGAGCGTTAAGAAACCCCTGCACGAAGGCGATTAAAACGGAAATCTGTTTGAGCGAAGCGAGTTCATTTCCGTTCAGCCTTTGTACAGGGGTTTTAGCTCGCGCAGGCGCAGTCTTGATTTTTGCTTCTTTTCATCTAAGGAAAAGAAGATATTAATTTGAATTAGAAGAAAAAGAAGCTATTAGTTTAAAGTAAGGAATAGCAAGGAAAACCAAAGTCTCATTTCAAAGAAAGCCTTAATTTTAAGAAGTGAAATTAAGGCTCCCCGAGGCACTCATAAAAATAAGACACCATAAGCGGACTAAGCCTCCGTGCCCCTTTATGCCACCCGGCCTCCACCAGTTTATCCTTAAGAGTAGGATGCAACATCACCCACCGAACCAACTGCTTAGAAGCAGAATCCGGTTGCAAATCCGGCGAATACAACATAGAAAGCTGTTTAAAAGAATACAAGCAAGCTTTTTCTTCACGTATCATAGTATCTAAATTTTTAACTAAAGATACTATATTCCCCCCACCCCCACAAACATTCCAACCAAAAAAATGCGCACCAAGCAAAAAAGGCGATGCTGAAAGCGAGCACGAATGGAAAGGAACAGCGCAGCGCATTCCCGAGAAGACAGGCGATGCCGAAGGCGAGCCGCGAAAAGGATTGACATCGTCGGAGCGAGCGTTAAGAAACCCCTGCACAAAGGCGATTAAAACGGAAATCTGTTTGAGCGTAGCGAGTTCATTTCCGTTCAGCCTTTGAGCAGGGGTTTTAGCTCGCGCAGGCGCAGTCTTGATTTTTTGATTCTTTTTTATCAAGAAAAAAGAATATATTAATTTGAATTAAAAGAAAAACGGAATATTAGCGGAAACAAACCGCCATTAACCGCCAATACCGGATATAACGGATTTTGAAACAAACCCGTGTAGTACCTTTGATTCATCAGCTGATAAAAAAAATTATTAATTAAAAAAAACAAACAAAATGTTAAAGTACACATTGGTTCAAAGAAAAAATCTTACAAAAGGAGCTGCAGCCGACAGCAAACTATTCTATGCCGTATCACAAAGTGCCGGCCGTATGGAACACGAAGCCCTGGTAGACGCCATCAGCACCATGAGTTCCGCCTCCCGCGGAGATATCAGCCTGATCCTCGACTCACTGCTTATTGTGATGCAACAGCGATTGAAAGAAGGACATGCCGTGCGCCTTCGGGGAGTGGGACTCTTCCGCATCTTCCTTGGCTCCACAGGTGCCGAGACAGAGAAGGAATTTACGGTGGCAAACATGAAACGCCCACGCATTATGTTCCGTCCGGACGTGCTGTTAGACAAGATCCGCGACGACAACCAGTTCGAACGCGTAACGGTGAAGACCGAAACCGTACCGGTGCCCGTACCTTGCGACAAAGAACACTTAGTGTAATCTTGGGCGTATGACAAAGCAAGAGTTTATCAACCAATTCTATCCCGCGGCGAAAGCTGCGGGAATAGCATTCAGCATCAACCCCGTGGTAATCCTTGCCCAGGCAGCCATCGAAAGCGGATGGGGCGAGTCCAGGCTGGCAAGCTACCACAACTACTTCGGCATCACGGCCTACGGACGGATCAACAGCTACTGGCACGGAGGCAAGATACAGCTAACGGAAAAGGGACTACCCTTCCGCCGGTACGACACAACGGAGAACAGCTTCCTGGACTACTGCCGCCTGTTACGCGGCAGTTACAACACCCAGGCCAACCTCTCCTACTATCCGGCGGCCTTTGCCAAGTCCATCGCCTACTCCAAATACATCTCCGAGGTAAACGGCGACAACCGCGCCACCTACCAGCGATTGATGGAGAAATTAGCGGTAAGCATCGGCCAGCTCATACCTAAACAAAATTAAAATAAAAAAGATGAAACAAGTGCAACAACTCATTGAACTTATCCTGATCGTCGCCCGGTGTTTTTTTCGGAAAAAGCGATCCAAAGCAGCAGACCCTTCGGGCGCTACTCGCCCTCGCCCTCCTATCCATTGTGATGAAGCAGACCGAAGTGACCCTTGCCCTGTGCGGAGTGATACTGACCCTAACGGGCAAACCGCCGGGTCCCGGTCAGCAACCCTGTTAGGCTGGTGCCTTATCGTAACCGCCGCCACCGCCTGGTATTACAACCACCTATTCTAATCCAAATCCCCATCGTACAAGCTACGGTGGGGATTTTTTTTGCGCCTCCCACCCGGATTATGACTTAACTCAAAAAAAAATATGAGTTAAGTCCCCGTAAATTTTGACTTAACTCAAAAAAAATTTTCACTTAACTCAAAAAGCTAACTCCTTAACACTCTATCATAAAAAGACGGGATAATATATTAAAACAGACAATGTAATATAAATTTAACAACAAAAACACGCCAAAATGTTTAGAAATCTAAAAAAAATAGTGCAACTTTGCAAAAATGAAAAAAATACGATAGGTCACCTCCCTGGGAGTGACGAACCTTTGGCATGGAATATAACTAACAAAAACAAATGCAAACCCAACATAAAACCAAAACTAGTATTGCATGCAAATGAAACGGTCGCTGTTTTTTTTTATTTACCCTTATAATTTTTGATATGAAAA is from uncultured Macellibacteroides sp. and encodes:
- a CDS encoding DnaB-like helicase C-terminal domain-containing protein; amino-acid sequence: MTKVTGAGGVNPEGVLSWEGLNTAQRNELLAVAVVFMKRFVMDEFRSVLRPEMFENTNLGFVYGAIVAVYDRGVIPDLQTVDTELFRLDEVLATRLGGIAFLRESLYMVRDVENALVYAREVQRFYLLRRLRVVFERLMLLASHPDGDVDDLIGEAERELMVLRTEFAGDNNGCSVLEAGLASLKHFRELRALGKSPMGYPSGLKELDELMGGIRSRELVMLAGRPGYGKTAMALNMAVACAESGASVLFVSMEMSDTELVNRLFPKLGDVSADGLRIYGPTLKELAEMERVNSEVFAELPLRLDFTPPLTLEQLRSKVFRAQKLGQCDVLFVDYIGLMRMEQQKMETLDGALGRVANGLKGLSVQAGIPIVCLVQMNRKVEGRGAGAPPMLADLRDSGNLEAAADIVLFVHRPDKTSVSAEKRVGELHLLKSRNGATGEVRFRFNVSFSRISS
- a CDS encoding helix-turn-helix domain-containing protein, encoding MDVKELGDFFSKVSYLRLPRFIIKNLILPAGGEGNLYRVYAYLVFFAKFAEERDMLDGLSFAHKAGELVASREEIAAFTGLSRSMVSNCVAELVKKGWVETYFIGKLSYFLVCNYAELTSGAPVSDKQRKGAKSRAPQQQVMPVYHDREERRTEND
- a CDS encoding DUF4248 domain-containing protein, with the translated sequence MIREEKACLYSFKQLSMLYSPDLQPDSASKQLVRWVMLHPTLKDKLVEAGWHKGARRLSPLMVSYFYECLGEP
- a CDS encoding HU family DNA-binding protein, with translation MLKYTLVQRKNLTKGAAADSKLFYAVSQSAGRMEHEALVDAISTMSSASRGDISLILDSLLIVMQQRLKEGHAVRLRGVGLFRIFLGSTGAETEKEFTVANMKRPRIMFRPDVLLDKIRDDNQFERVTVKTETVPVPVPCDKEHLV
- a CDS encoding glucosaminidase domain-containing protein, with amino-acid sequence MTKQEFINQFYPAAKAAGIAFSINPVVILAQAAIESGWGESRLASYHNYFGITAYGRINSYWHGGKIQLTEKGLPFRRYDTTENSFLDYCRLLRGSYNTQANLSYYPAAFAKSIAYSKYISEVNGDNRATYQRLMEKLAVSIGQLIPKQN